In Acidobacteriota bacterium, the following are encoded in one genomic region:
- a CDS encoding response regulator produces MDRALNVLLVEDEPAHVALVERAFEDASGRAELRIATTLRSAQAAVEAAQPDVVVADFRLPDGDGTALLPGEDAEPAFPVVIMTSQGDEQVAVDAIKRGAIDYIVKSDVTLAAMPRIAQRVSRQWDHVRARRRLENQLQLAQRMDALGRLAGGVAHDFNNLLTVILGNAELLTAHVAQDEEARAYTGEILDAGRRAADLARRLLTFGRRQTGRRASVDPDALVLRLDGMLRRLLGARWEFVPVMAPGTWPIDVDAGQVEQVLVNLVVNARDATPDGGRITIEVGNVEVAVQEGAPAIDLPPGEYVRFRVCDEGPGIPEPLLGSIFEPFFTTKGETGGTGLGLAICYGIAKAHGGHVLVENLPRGGAAFDLLLPRSARPTAAARDEPRDTARWPTGAGIQVLLVEDDASVRAMAAASLRAHGYEVRDAALAVEALERAFEGAPPDLLVTDIVLPQMSGRQLAAKLKLVLPGLKVLFISGYGGPGEGAEEAGFLEKPFTPASLIDAVGRVFWTGRRR; encoded by the coding sequence GTGGACCGGGCGCTCAACGTCCTGCTCGTCGAAGACGAACCCGCCCACGTCGCGCTGGTCGAGCGCGCTTTCGAGGACGCGTCCGGCCGGGCCGAGTTACGCATCGCCACGACGCTTCGCTCAGCTCAGGCGGCGGTCGAAGCGGCTCAGCCCGATGTGGTCGTCGCCGACTTCCGGCTGCCCGATGGCGACGGGACCGCGTTGCTCCCCGGCGAGGACGCGGAGCCCGCCTTCCCCGTCGTCATCATGACCAGCCAGGGCGACGAGCAGGTGGCCGTCGACGCCATCAAGCGCGGTGCGATCGACTACATCGTCAAGTCGGACGTCACGCTGGCGGCGATGCCCCGCATCGCGCAGCGGGTGTCGCGCCAGTGGGACCACGTCCGGGCCAGGCGCCGCCTCGAGAACCAGCTGCAGCTCGCCCAGCGGATGGACGCCCTCGGGCGGCTGGCGGGCGGCGTCGCCCACGACTTCAACAACCTGCTGACCGTCATCCTCGGCAACGCCGAGCTTCTCACCGCGCACGTGGCCCAAGACGAAGAGGCCCGGGCGTACACCGGCGAGATTCTGGACGCGGGACGTCGAGCGGCCGACCTGGCCAGGCGGCTGCTCACCTTCGGCCGGCGCCAGACCGGACGACGCGCCTCCGTCGACCCGGACGCGCTGGTACTCCGGCTCGACGGCATGCTGCGCCGCCTGCTCGGCGCGCGGTGGGAGTTCGTGCCAGTCATGGCCCCGGGAACGTGGCCCATCGACGTCGATGCCGGCCAGGTGGAGCAGGTCCTCGTGAACCTCGTCGTCAACGCCCGCGACGCCACACCCGATGGCGGCCGGATCACGATCGAGGTCGGCAACGTCGAGGTCGCTGTGCAGGAGGGCGCGCCGGCCATCGACCTGCCGCCCGGCGAGTACGTGCGCTTCCGGGTGTGCGACGAAGGTCCGGGCATCCCCGAACCCCTGCTCGGAAGCATCTTCGAGCCGTTCTTCACGACCAAGGGCGAGACGGGCGGCACGGGCCTTGGTCTGGCCATCTGCTACGGCATCGCCAAGGCCCACGGGGGGCACGTGTTGGTCGAGAACCTGCCACGGGGAGGCGCGGCGTTCGACCTGCTGCTGCCGAGGTCGGCCCGGCCCACGGCGGCGGCCAGGGACGAGCCGCGGGACACGGCCCGATGGCCCACCGGGGCCGGGATCCAAGTTCTCCTCGTCGAAGACGATGCGAGCGTCCGCGCCATGGCGGCCGCGAGCCTGCGAGCTCACGGCTATGAGGTGCGGGATGCCGCGCTGGCCGTCGAGGCGCTCGAGCGGGCGTTCGAGGGGGCGCCGCCCGACCTGCTCGTGACCGATATCGTGTTGCCCCAGATGTCCGGCCGGCAGCTGGCGGCCAAGCTGAAGCTCGTGCTGCCAGGGCTCAAAGTCCTGTTCATCTCCGGCTACGGGGGCCCGGGCGAGGGCGCCGAGGAGGCCGGCTTTCTCGAGAAACCGTTCACCCCGGCTTCGCTCATCGACGCGGTCGGGCGTGTGTTCTGGACGGGCAGGCGGCGCTGA
- a CDS encoding response regulator, with translation MSHRAQSHPPMRVLLVEDDPAHAELIRRGFEDHDLQSEIVHLTDGADALDYLNRRGRWSDAANSPRPQLILLDLRLPKVDGVEVLAAVKTTPDLQSIPVVMLTTSAAEQDMHRAYHRHVNSYLVKPIDFDRFGDLMKELGLYWLVWNRSPSTSG, from the coding sequence ATGAGTCACCGGGCGCAGAGCCACCCGCCGATGCGGGTCCTGCTCGTCGAAGACGACCCCGCCCACGCCGAGTTGATTCGGCGCGGCTTCGAGGACCACGACCTGCAGAGCGAAATCGTGCACCTCACCGATGGCGCCGACGCCCTCGACTACCTCAACCGGCGCGGTCGTTGGTCCGACGCGGCGAACAGTCCGCGCCCGCAGCTCATCCTGCTCGACCTGAGGCTCCCGAAGGTGGACGGCGTCGAGGTGCTCGCCGCCGTCAAGACGACGCCCGACCTGCAGAGCATTCCAGTGGTCATGCTCACGACGTCGGCGGCCGAGCAGGACATGCATCGGGCCTACCACCGTCATGTCAACAGCTATCTCGTCAAACCCATCGACTTCGACCGGTTCGGCGACCTGATGAAGGAACTGGGCCTCTACTGGCTCGTCTGGAACCGGTCGCCTTCGACCTCGGGGTAG
- a CDS encoding PAS domain-containing sensor histidine kinase — protein MSGAWSEIPDEAGRLLSAVVASAMDAILVVDEDQRIVVFNAAAERMFGCAAAEALGSSLERFLPPRYRADHARWMHAFGEAGVSSRTMGWGRVTGQRPDGTEFPIEVSIACASVSGRRMFTAIIRDVSERHRAESERERLVADLEARQAELERFTYAVSHDLKSPLVTIKGFLGFLERDLARGDTARVATDLDHIRSAASTMDRLLEDLLQLSRVGRVVHRPGEFDPAEVAREAVTAVAGRLTERSVRVHVPEHLPTVVADRHRVLEVFQNLVENAAKYAADGADPQVWISADVDGTFVRFRVRDNGPGIDPAYHERVFGLFTKLDRDSEGSGIGLAIVKRIVETHGGRVWVESTGTPGGGTVFGFSLPRPEASRDRSE, from the coding sequence GTGTCTGGTGCCTGGTCGGAGATTCCCGACGAAGCAGGCCGGCTGCTCTCGGCCGTCGTGGCTTCAGCGATGGACGCCATTCTCGTCGTCGACGAGGACCAGCGCATCGTCGTCTTCAACGCCGCAGCCGAGCGCATGTTCGGGTGTGCCGCGGCCGAGGCGCTCGGCTCGTCGCTCGAGCGCTTCCTGCCGCCACGCTACAGGGCCGACCACGCCCGGTGGATGCACGCGTTTGGCGAGGCCGGCGTATCGAGCCGGACGATGGGATGGGGCCGCGTGACCGGCCAGAGACCCGATGGCACCGAGTTCCCGATCGAGGTGTCGATTGCCTGCGCGTCCGTCTCCGGCCGGCGCATGTTCACTGCCATCATCCGCGACGTCAGCGAACGGCACCGGGCCGAGAGCGAGCGCGAGCGCCTCGTCGCCGACCTCGAGGCCAGGCAGGCCGAGCTCGAGCGCTTCACCTACGCGGTCTCGCACGACCTCAAGAGCCCCCTGGTCACCATCAAGGGGTTCCTCGGGTTCCTCGAGCGCGACCTCGCGCGCGGCGACACCGCCCGCGTGGCCACCGACCTCGACCACATTCGATCGGCCGCATCCACGATGGATCGCCTGCTGGAGGACCTCCTGCAGTTGTCGCGCGTCGGCCGCGTGGTGCACCGGCCAGGCGAGTTCGATCCGGCCGAGGTGGCGCGCGAAGCGGTCACCGCCGTCGCGGGCCGCCTGACCGAGCGCAGCGTCCGGGTCCACGTCCCCGAGCACTTGCCGACCGTCGTCGCCGACCGGCACCGCGTGCTCGAGGTGTTCCAGAATCTCGTGGAGAACGCCGCGAAGTACGCGGCCGACGGGGCCGACCCCCAGGTGTGGATCTCGGCCGATGTCGATGGGACCTTCGTGCGCTTCCGTGTGCGCGACAACGGCCCGGGCATCGATCCGGCCTATCATGAGCGCGTGTTCGGCCTGTTCACGAAGCTCGACCGGGATAGCGAAGGCAGCGGTATCGGGCTGGCCATCGTCAAGCGAATCGTCGAAACCCACGGCGGCCGGGTGTGGGTCGAGTCGACCGGGACGCCCGGCGGCGGGACCGTCTTCGGGTTCTCGCTGCCGCGGCCCGAGGCGTCCCGGGATCGGAGCGAATGA